Proteins encoded by one window of Cytophagia bacterium CHB2:
- a CDS encoding GxxExxY protein — protein LNYEINGCAFDAFKEVGVGFDEPRYHKFFHQNLLDKGLKAKYKVPLQAFYRNEKIADFEADEIVEDCIVVEAKAIQTDFVPENYAQLFTYLKLMKLRLGLLINFGLIQAKSKRVIFDEIKMAGTESWDDEFLLHFSHKPALDLVLNSIHAVGQELGPGFHSKLYKAALKIEFGYKQINYNESVLIPLESARVQVDPMEIDFWLIDGAFLLGILAGKGEMRKYDIYRMRSYLKHLKLNHGLIAYWNAKNLQLYGIYQP, from the coding sequence CTGAATTATGAGATCAATGGCTGCGCGTTTGACGCTTTCAAAGAAGTTGGCGTCGGATTCGACGAGCCAAGATATCACAAATTCTTTCATCAAAATCTGCTCGACAAAGGGCTGAAAGCAAAATACAAAGTGCCTTTACAAGCCTTCTATCGAAATGAAAAAATCGCGGACTTCGAAGCAGACGAAATCGTGGAAGACTGCATCGTCGTCGAAGCGAAGGCGATTCAAACGGATTTTGTTCCGGAGAATTATGCCCAACTCTTTACGTATCTCAAACTCATGAAGCTCAGGCTCGGGCTGCTCATCAATTTCGGCCTGATTCAGGCAAAATCAAAGCGCGTCATTTTCGACGAGATCAAAATGGCCGGCACGGAATCTTGGGACGATGAGTTCCTCTTGCATTTCTCTCACAAGCCAGCACTCGACCTCGTGCTAAACTCCATTCATGCCGTCGGTCAAGAGCTTGGCCCCGGTTTCCACAGCAAACTTTACAAGGCGGCGCTCAAAATCGAGTTCGGCTACAAGCAAATCAATTATAATGAGAGTGTCCTGATACCCCTCGAATCGGCGCGCGTTCAAGTTGATCCGATGGAAATCGATTTCTGGTTAATTGACGGCGCTTTTTTGCTTGGTATTCTTGCCGGCAAGGGCGAGATGAGAAAATACGACATCTATCGCATGCGTTCTTATCTCAAACACCTCAAACTGAACCACGGCCTGATCGCGTATTGGAACGCAAAAAACCTTCAGCTCTATGGAATTTATCAGCCTTAA